A genomic stretch from Gammaproteobacteria bacterium includes:
- a CDS encoding acylneuraminate cytidylyltransferase family protein, with product MIDNKRILAVIPARGGSKGLPGKNILTLLGKPLIAWTIESALNSHLIDHTIVSSDAEDIIAVAEQLRCQVPFRRPENLSGDDSSSIDVLIHALEQVPGYDYIVLLQPTSPLRTTEDIDSAIKHMFRNKASSCVSVSRLNKALQWMFYLDEQSHLFPVDQISSSPRQKLPTLFALNGAIYVINSQLLMSSRKLIHSDTVAFTMDPSHSVDIDDKGDLEYARFLLSQRKQRHKYEQPSR from the coding sequence ATGATCGACAACAAGCGAATCTTAGCAGTTATTCCTGCCAGAGGCGGGTCAAAAGGATTACCCGGCAAAAATATTCTCACATTACTCGGTAAACCACTAATCGCCTGGACCATTGAAAGCGCTTTGAACTCGCACCTCATAGACCATACTATCGTATCTTCGGATGCGGAGGACATTATTGCGGTTGCAGAACAATTACGTTGTCAGGTACCGTTCCGACGCCCCGAAAACTTGTCCGGTGATGACAGCAGTAGCATAGACGTCCTCATTCACGCATTGGAACAGGTGCCCGGCTATGACTATATAGTTTTGTTGCAACCCACAAGTCCATTGCGTACCACAGAAGATATCGATTCCGCTATAAAACACATGTTCCGGAATAAGGCCAGCAGTTGTGTTTCCGTTTCGCGGCTCAACAAAGCCTTACAGTGGATGTTTTACCTGGATGAACAAAGTCATTTGTTCCCGGTTGACCAAATCAGCAGCAGCCCACGACAAAAACTCCCAACACTATTTGCACTCAATGGTGCTATTTACGTGATTAACTCACAATTACTTATGAGCAGCCGAAAACTGATTCATTCTGATACGGTGGCTTTTACGATGGATCCTTCACACTCGGTGGATATTGATGACAAGGGCGATTTGGAATACGCCCGGTTCTTGTTGTCGCAACGAAAACAAAGGCACAAATATGAGCAACCATCCCGCTAA